One genomic window of Nicotiana sylvestris chromosome 10, ASM39365v2, whole genome shotgun sequence includes the following:
- the LOC104248731 gene encoding uncharacterized protein, which produces MTTYHQNRKVSSLVRSITSPFRKARRTLFNQQSPRDKKSQQEGPENHIVNLQVEVMACPYEDVQVMWSILDKSKPRN; this is translated from the exons ATGACGACTTATCATCAGAATAGAAAAGTGTCTTCGTTGGTCCGATCAATCACATCTCCTTTCAGAAAAGCTCGACGAACTTTGTTCAATCAACAATCACCTAGGGATAAGAAGTCTCAACAAGAAG GGCCGGAGAACCATATAGTAAATTTGCAAGTTGAAGTAATGGCTTGTCCATATGAAGATGTTCAAGTGATGTGGTCAATTTTAGACAAGTCCAAGCCCAGAAATTGA